The Apostichopus japonicus isolate 1M-3 chromosome 1, ASM3797524v1, whole genome shotgun sequence DNA segment ACTTGAGATAATATTACGCATTATGTAATACATGGAGACAAGGGTAAATATCATTTCGCATTTTTCTAGATAATTATGGATTGTATAAGTTTGTTTGTTCTCATactgaaaggaaaatgaaaacgGAGCTTTCGAGAGAAGATATTTTAAGGTTTATGTGGCTATTATGATTAATGTTATACTATTTAATTCATTTTGCATGAcatgttaatattattaatatttctttctgttttccaACAGAGTTCAGACGAAGGTGATGACAATTTTTGAAGGAGGAAAATTGGGCCCAAATGAGTTATTTGAGTTAAATGAAATGGTCAGGTAAGACACATTATCTTTAATCctaaaattaattttacacGTTTACATAACTGTGGAGGTACAGAAACTTATTTCAATCTCCTATGTTGCTACACTTGTAATCTTCAACGTAGCatatatgaaatcatatttAGAACATGATATCTGACAAGAGAAGTCAcgttttcataaatatttggaAATTGTCTATCATAGACCTCTCCTTCGCGTTTGTTAACAAtgattgttttgatttgtttctcCTTTAAATCTATGTAATTTAAACTGAAGTAAACCTTGTTTGAAAACGTAGTTAAAATCTATTAAAATTgtaatttcaaacatttgttaAATTTGTGGTAACTTATGGTAAATAAGACAACAACATACTTATTTTCATGAACTAAAATAAACCCATCTTGGAGCAAACCAAACCATAGTTAATATATGTAGGATGTTCAAAATTTAGTTTAACTTTACTAACATATACTTTTTACAGATGTTCTATTTCAAACCATATTTTGTGAGTATTTTAATTATAcataacataataaaaaaatgctcacatttgttttcatgatcaacaaacaaacacacacatgctCGTAATGACAATTGCTTGTGcccatttatttgtttatcaaTGTTCGAAATGTTTGAAGCAATCGCAACTATATAGACTCATTGAGATACAACATACATACTTAAATCCAAAATGGCGGTAATCATAACATGTCTAGACATGTAACCGTGTAAGCAAACAAATTCTATGCAGCACACAAATGAAAAATAGTATAACTGTTGATGTAATTGCATAAAAAACAACTAGGCCTACACAATTTCTACTTGGTTCGGGATGATACGTAAAATTTCAAAGGTTGTGATCTTGTGAACACTCTCATAATTCACTCGTTATTAACAGAATTGAGATATGATACTCTCTGTACTACGGTATATAATGCTAGTCTCATAACAAAACTAAACTGTAAACTGAAGAGTGCTATCAGAGTTAGTTACGACCGTGGAAAAAGTGATGATGTATTTATCCTATTAAAGAGGTCCCTGGGAAAGATCATATTTACTTTAATATCCTGTTTGCTGGTTCATCAATGTGTTCACAATGCTGCTCCTGATTACCTTAAGAACCTTGTTATTGTGTCTTGCCCAGCTCCTCTGTTACTTTATGTTCCACGGGTACGCACCAAAATTTGGTTCTGGAGCCTTTGCCTTTTGTGGGCCGAAGCTCTGGAACTCTGTTCCTATCCTCATCCGCATGAACGACGACATTGATAGAATCAAAGGATGTCTAAAGCACGTGTTCTTTCTAATAGGGTTTGATTTCATTATACGGTTTATATGTAAGTTTCGGTCTTTTTCGTATATTTACTTGTTTCTCACATGCCCATTTGTGCATGTCTATGTCATCTCGGAATAGATAGAAGGTGGGTTGTACAAAAAACCTTATTCTACCTATCTATCtacataccaaaaaaatatgaaaagtcaaCCGCGTACATACTTTCCCCTTCTCTACCCACTCCCACACTTACCCATGAGTCCTTACCCTTCGCAGAAACCACTGCTTTTACCAAATTGTTCACTGCTTCATTGTCTTGTCACTTGCTTATACAGATACAAACGTATTTTTGCTGTCTGCTAATGTCAATTGCTTCATTATAAAATTGGTACAAAATACCCCTTTTTTTAACCATATAGACAAACAGAAGAAACCTTATGTGTGAATACCCGGTCTAATTATACTAACAATTACTATATTCATTCAATGCAATACTTCCTTCATCCTCTTCTCGGATTCTAATTAACTAGCTGTGATTTCTCAAGAGAGTTATGacaggttttgttttttctctttctggtTCACAGAGTTGCAATCAAGTCAGAAATTGGATCTTTCATCTCAGAATATTATAAGGTAAGTTACTACGGCTTCTTCGTTCGTTCAttaatttcaagaaattacCAAATTTGAACACACTGGATTTATAAGGAcgctgataaaaaataaaaaaattgcgAAGATGTATAATCATAGTTTCATAGTATCGTAATACGCATGAAAGTATTGGGCTTGTTTTTTCCCCCGATCATATCAATTTGAATCTTACTGTTACATATTTAtacctacacaggctctttGCTGTAAATATATAAACGGATTTTCTCTCTTTGAAATGGTTAAAGGAATTAATACTGATGGTACATAACGGTGTCAGAGTggactatatataaataaaaagaaatcccAGTGATGCAAATTAATGAACATGAGGTATAGATGATGGAAATTAACTAACACAAAACATCAGAGGTGAGCTTACTGTTTCTACAGTGATAACACACTTAGAATACGATAATATGCCTATAAGGAATTTTTAACTTGGAAATTCTCCAAATAACAAAAtaggatttttttaaaattttgtttcgAGATAAAGTAACGTATATGTAACGTATATGTCCTTTATCAACCCAGCTACAGAACCAATAGATCATTAACCGCGATCGTTGTAAGTAATTCCTTAGAAGTGTACCTGTAAATCGGGAACAGTAGAAAAGCTTTATTTTACCCAAGTTCACATCCCATTTCACAGTCCATACTTAACCTGAAAAGTCAGCGACCAAAGAAcgaaatattcaaatatatttcatttgcacttttcataaaaaaaaatcctgtatCCTAAACCCGTGTATAGTCTATTAGAATCTAAGATTGCATGAGAATAGGCAAGAGCCTTTGGTGATACATTGACTCCCAAAATTGTTGGCAAAGTAATCAAGTTAATCCCAAAGATTTACATATAGAATTACATATTCAATTTACGAGAACTAATACATTGAAACTCTGCTCAACTATCAAGGGACGAGTCGTTGGAGACTGTTAAGCTCATGACACATAATGGACAAGTTTTAACATTTCTCCTGAGAGACCATATACTATGTATTAAGTAAGACGTTTCCAGAGTTGACCCAAACGTGTCTCAAGTACTGGCGCCTGTGATATCTTGTAATGTACCTCTCCTCATCCGAATGCACTGATTTTATGTATTATAGATAAGTTTAAATTCGGTGGTTGACCGTTCACGAACTCGTGGGTCGGGGTATTGGTGTAACCGCTCGTTAAGACGAGACGAATCAAAGCTTCGTTTAGAATTACAGATTCATGACGTCATTTTGTTTGATATCCGCTGAAAACTTGCCGTCGGCTCAACTGGCCATTGAATGTTAAGCTGTCTGTTAGCATTACTCACAACAATTAGATATGCGTATTCATACATTTGGGAATTTCTCGATGCTGATTAGATTCCCGATTTTCTTTTGGCTGGAAAATGAGGTGTGCTCTTTGAACTCCTTGGAAAGGTATAGGAAGAGTGAAACTGATTAATGATAGGGTCAACCCTGACTCGTATAACTGGTATGTTGTACAGGTGTATAAGAAACCACCTAGAATCTGACATAAGAAAATATACACCAATAACAAATTAAGCCTTTGGTAACTTTGCGAGAGTCGTGATTGGTCTGATAGGAGAATGTTAATTCGACCATCAACCTTGATTGATCAACTACATTTTAATTTCCCTTTTCTTCTTCTActctgtttttcattttcagaaaAGTTTATTAAAACGTGGAATGGAAGCTTTATACAACGCAATAGAAGATGATGGGGGTTGGTTTGGACTGAAATTACCTTTCTGTTTTATAACTTATTTTCCATCTTTTCTAGCAAAAAAGTGGATTTTTGTGTTGTAAGAAAGCTAAGTGTGTCGCAAAAATAGGTATAATACGTTTGTCGCAGAGGAAAACGAGCTGCGTTTATACAATATCATTATATTCAAAACGAAATAACGGCTATTGTTGATACCTACTCCACCGCTATCCAAAAAGTCATCTATATGATGAGGTAGAGAGAGGTAGGGAGAGGTAAACACCACAAAGTAGCTGATTGTAAACCTTTATTCCTCTCTTCTCCCGGTTCAGTCGAAGTTCATATTTGCAATGTTTTGTGTGACCTCGGGGAAAATGCGATTAACTGGTAATAAGCCTCACAACAGACAATAATAAGAACTTCTTCAACCTTGCTTCGTACATTCAAACAGTAAGCTAGGCTAGGTGCATCTTCGATGAAAAGCGTGGTAGGCTCAGTGTTCATCTTTGATTTTGACAATTAAAAAGGTTAGGCCGATTTCCTTATTCGCATAGACAGATCAATTGAATATCATTTTGAGGAATTCAAAAAGCTATATAATATACTTCATAGCCTGAAGGAGGCTTATCAGTTGACGTTACATCAAGGAAGCAACAATGAGCTTCTGATCAGAGGACACGCTCACAAGTAGTTCTTGAATGCAATGAATTGTTCTGAGAATTACACTCTCATGTAGATATAAGGCTATTATGCAAATCATTTGTATtatatcttgttttttttttgttttttttacagataAGCAACTTCTTGAAAGTCTTTCTAAGGTTTGGGACAGATTTTACAGTGAAACATTACCAACATTACGGGCAATCTTTTATCCTATTCAGGTTCGTTTATAACCCTTACATTTAATGGATTTTACTGTACTAATCTCTCAACTTATCGAACATTGGAATGCTGTATTTCCAAAATTGTTTTGTGTGTCAATATTTATGAACTTTATCTGAACTAACCGCATGCGTTTTACCGCCAATGATTTTTCATCTTTATGGTATTGTAAGATGACCCACAAATTATGTTTGAGGGTTGTGGGACTTTATATGCTCGCCAGGTACCCACACCGAACTTGCCTACTCCCATCCCACTCTTATCACCACCACAGAACAGATAAAATTGCAGAACAGATAAAATCGCCCCTCCTTAAGTTAGCTGTAAGTTTTCCAGAACACTTGACAAATATGAAAGCCGGAAGTATTCCATGCATGAATGTTTTTCAAACGTTATATTACTCGGGACTGACGTCCTTTTAAACTCTTCAACATTATGATAGAAAGAACTTGCCGGTTTTCTTTCTACATAGGATAGATACGCTACTCTTTTAAAGTACATTGCCATAACTACACGAAACTATATGGGTTCCCAGCTAACAGCCTCTGCTAGTAACCGACCATGACAATTCGACAACCGTTTCAGTTGTTCATGCAGTAAAAGGTTAAGCAGAAAGTGTGGTATATTTTTGCAATGTGCAAGCAACATATACCAGCAAGTATTTTGGATAGTATAGTTAGGATTGGATGGTGACGATTTCTAGTTCTGTGAAAAATTCAATTAAGGCTTGATATGGTTTTACAACTTCCGCAAAATGACAAATTCTGCTGTTTGATAATAGGGTGTCAAATATTTCAAGGATCTTCGCTGATAACTTCGAACAAACAAGTATTTACCAGaggatgttttttttgtttttttgggggggggggtgtactaACCGAAAACGTTAACGAAACCTTTCAAAAGAAATGAGTTTGcttgataaatatataatgctatttaaatatatacattacaaaCAAACGCTGCGAACGTTGCGACATTCACGTGTTGCTGCTGTTGAGGAGCTAAGGAaaaccgatttttttttaagagataAACTATAAAGTACCGGTATACCTGCAATTTAATTCGTGCAGAGTGACTAATCTGTCGCTTGTTAACTCGTAAAACTATGAACCGTAATACTTGCCAGTGACTAACCTTCACAATACACTGAAGGTTTGTCTTGATTGGTTACCACTGGCAACATTAATTTTGGCTACCAGCAAATCTGTTCTAATATTTCACTCTACATTTCTCTTCATATTTCTCTACATTTCTCTCAATATTTCACTCTATATTTCTCTTTATATTTCTCTCTATATTTCTCTCTACATTTCTCTCTACATATCTCTCTATATATCTCTCTATAGtgaagcaaaaaacaaaaaatcagaaTTTTAATGCATATACTTAACAATGTGTGTATGTAGAGGTATATACACCATTCGCCGGGTTGTTTTCTTCCTCTTGAAAGTTTTCTTTCACTATGTTAGAGTTACATTGGTAAGCCTTGAAGGCTTACAAGAGCATTTCCTTTCACAACTATCTATGTTGCATCACTTttattcaaacatatatatatatggcataaaTGTAATCTTCTTTTGGAAAGAAACAGAcacatgaaatgaaatgaaaatgaaatttcgAGAAACGTTTTACATGTTAGACTCGTATCTATTTTGTATCCCTTTTCCTGTTTCTTCTTATTATAGACTAAGGGGCTTACCATGTCACAGATAACCCTTTTAGGATTCCGTGATCACGTGCTGTTAAGAACAAAGTTAAAAGGTAAATTATTATTGAGAATGATTTATTCTTCTCTATTTTGTCATTAGAAAgacattttttcttattttcatgaATAATATTGATACCGTATATTGTTTTCCAACTTGAATAAAACGTCAAGGTTGAACGGTACGGTATTGTCTTGTCATTTTCGGACCAAATGGTAAATATACAGGccaatatatttgaaatatttggtgAAATAACTAATTCCAAGGCTGGAGTTCTATTTTTAAATGCCGTTGTTGAAATATGAACGTGATGGAAATGAATATAGCAATGAGTCGGTCTCTTTGTTTGAAGACATATAACCAGTAAGGTCTTTAAAGGAAGAAGATTGACAATTAAAAGGTTTTCTTTGAATGAATACAACCAACAAAATGTCTTTCTTTAAGGAAATCTAGTCCGTTGGTCCACAATTGAATTtgaatcatttttttaaataatttaaataaataataattctaattattatatttatttatcaaatacaatactgtatccAACGTTTAcccatgaaaacaaaacaaaaacaaaggattGTCTTTAATACCAGTTATCACTATTATGCTACAGTCTTTAATTTCATTAACAGAGCATAGATTCATTGCGAATTTTCTTGcacagaacaaaacaaagacaaatcATAATAAATGCCCTTTGCCTTTTCATTCTCAAGAACTACAGATTTTTGTTCATTTCTCTGATTCCGCCATCTGCGTATACTGTAGTCTGCGCTCATTCTGATTCTGTACACGTATACGTTGATGTCTTTCCCCAGAGCTCTTATATCAAAGTGATTCCTTCTCGAGTTCTTAATTAGTATTCATGTCGAGTCCCAGCTACGTGCAATCGAGTGAAATCGAGAGATATCGAGAGAGAGATTTCAAAGAAGAAGAGGCCATCGTCTACTTATTTCACAACACATTTAAGAATCCTGAAGAAAACGTAGTTTAACAGCACCAAATTCTACCCGCGAAGCTCGTTGCTAAGGATAACCAAGTTCTTTATGACGTAGGCAATGAATAACACATGATCAACAGAATTTGAGAATCATAATGATCAGTGTATCTTTGGCAAAGCGTGGATTCTCTCGTATTAAATTGTTTGGACTTTTATACCAACATGAAGTGGGTTTCTTGGGGAATGGATGTAATTCCTATAGTTTTCCGATGAAAACGACAAAATCTAGGTATAAAGGAGATGTCATGAAAGCCTCTTTTCATAGGTCAAATCGTTCTGCATTGTGGATTATAATTGTAAGACGAAAGAAATACACATTGTACCAAGATGTATGGTATACCAAACAGctttgaacaattttgtgaTAATAtgaactgtatatatatacaatgcacAATGCACCTATGAGAGATGTTGTCAGAAGACTTGCGTATAAAATTCATAGAGACGAGAACTACGTTCAGCTTCATAATGAGCTGAACTCACTTCTTCGACAGAATAGTTACAATTTGAGAAATAGGgtataataacaataaagtcTCGAGATGTACGTTTTAATAATTGTTTCATTTATAGGGCTGCGATTTTTATTTAGGATTTACATATACATTAATTCTTTTATCAACTTTAGATTTATTATAACCATTTTAATCTTTATTCTTATCTTTGTCATTacatcctatttataaatatgtatgtctATGTATTTATACTAAATTGATGTTTATATAAACTTGAAATTATATCCCATATGTTTGCAATATCAATTTACTGTATCTATTTTCCACACCTCATCCACTCAACTTGATATTGAATGTGAGTAACATAATgttaacaaccaaactgttACAATCAAAAGCTCACTTTAATATTTCTCCTTTTTTACTTCTCAGAATCGCTAGAGTTAAATGCTCAGGCAGACATTCCACAGAACATTTCACAGATGTTACTAGTCTTGCAGAACATTCGAGAACATCCCCACCCGTCAGAAGACTTCCTACAGTTGGAGTCACTGGTGGCTATGGTGGTCTCCCCTTACCTTGGTACCAGGGGTCTCTACATGGGTGGGGATTCCCCTGTCATCAAAGCCAAGCCTGCTCCAGTTGAAGAGAACGCAACTCGTCATGCTCCGATTAGTAAGTTTTACGAACATCGTATTCCGGAAGTGACGATATCGTGACGTAATATGTCgtgcatattcattatttgcCTTGCATCTCGCACACGTGACATAGCTATGTAAGGAGCGGGAAAGGATAATGTTCCCTCTCCTTAATTGTCACAACGTTGTTTTGTTATACAATGTTGTCCAGACGGTAACGGTAAGGTGGTAAAAATAGTTTAGTTACTAAGGTAACAACGAAATCTACTATAGAAGGTCACATGCATTCTATAACGACGCTAGacttgtaaataaacaaatctACCTCTTTAATTGCATAGATTGAAGGCTTAGAAAGATAATAAGTTGAAATTTTATTAtcaataatttacaaaataaaacaatgacgtcataattggTTGTTGACAGACATTGCCAGCATTCATACATATCATTGGTTACCATTATGTGGTGTGACGTCAGAGAACATGACATGCAtaattt contains these protein-coding regions:
- the LOC139966626 gene encoding uncharacterized protein isoform X5, yielding MGSRISTRRTQGDLSIVQTKVMTIFEGGKLGPNELFELNEMVRCSISNHILVAIKSEIGSFISEYYKKSLLKRGMEALYNAIEDDGDKQLLESLSKVWDRFYSETLPTLRAIFYPIQTKGLTMSQITLLGFRDHVLLRTKLKESLELNAQADIPQNISQMLLVLQNIREHPHPSEDFLQLESLVAMVVSPYLGTRGLYMGGDSPVIKAKPAPVEENATRHAPIKSSASLSLASRSATTPNQHRQLSRHLSIRWQTQTARMPRNSQRNINTLPSETSKDRVKRYSLQTLTSSQSAHDLCTSRDPQPLTPTADTPPAQPPLPTTTSHSNTRRPRTPIRKPMNITSLETLNEVDRPLPELTTRRRTQSNVDFETGDSDGHEEDYSVC
- the LOC139966626 gene encoding uncharacterized protein isoform X6, producing the protein MGSRISTRRTQGDLSIVQTKVMTIFEGGKLGPNELFELNEMVRVAIKSEIGSFISEYYKKSLLKRGMEALYNAIEDDGDKQLLESLSKVWDRFYSETLPTLRAIFYPIQTKGLTMSQITLLGFRDHVLLRTKLKESLELNAQADIPQNISQMLLVLQNIREHPHPSEDFLQLESLVAMVVSPYLGTRGLYMGGDSPVIKAKPAPVEENATRHAPIKSSASLSLASRSATTPNQHRQLSRHLSIRWQTQTARMPRNSQRNINTLPSETSKDRVKRYSLQTLTSSQSAHDLCTSRDPQPLTPTADTPPAQPPLPTTTSHSNTRRPRTPIRKPMNITSLETLNEVDRPLPELTTRRRTQSNVDFETGDSDGHEEDYSVC